Proteins found in one Deltaproteobacteria bacterium genomic segment:
- a CDS encoding acyl-CoA dehydrogenase, producing the protein MLFNPRKYDREHADERSREIVLKTIDFFEKKGLKKIKSDDQEGVWHEDFLEFIKKEQVFSTLLTPSGYGDPDSRWDMWRISEYNEVLAFYGLCYWYAWQVSILGLGPIWMGENEQVKNKTARLLQQGGIFAFGLSEREHGADIYSTEVVLQPQNDGTYMANGRKYYIGNGNCAALVSTFAKMADTGDYVFFVVETDHENYECAKKIETSGVRQAYVAEYALHDYPIKAEDILSKGGLAWDSSLSTVNIGKFELGFASIGMCTHAFYEAINHAANRNLYGQMVTDFPHVKKIFTEAYTRLMAMKLAGLRTADYLRAASETDRRYLLYNPIVKMKVTSQGEKVVALLHEVIAAKGYEQDTYFEMAIREISMLPKLEGTEHVNMALIIKFIENYFFNPVHYPEIPKRNESGNDEYLFRQSVGGLGSIKFPDYGKPYEGVEILNVKVFKEQVELFKEILLKAPPDKTQRASIDYMLATGELFTLIAYAQLILENVKIYDIPDNLINEIFNFAIRDFSNFALNVVLNHENTPEQEEIFMKMIKKPVMDKSGFESVWQNHVYALKDQYVMSE; encoded by the coding sequence ATGTTATTTAATCCTAGGAAATACGACCGAGAACACGCCGATGAGCGCTCCAGAGAAATCGTGCTTAAAACCATTGATTTCTTTGAGAAGAAAGGCCTGAAAAAAATTAAATCAGACGATCAGGAAGGTGTTTGGCATGAAGACTTCCTCGAATTCATTAAAAAAGAACAGGTCTTTTCGACCCTATTGACTCCGAGTGGATATGGTGACCCGGATTCACGGTGGGACATGTGGAGAATCAGTGAGTATAACGAGGTCTTGGCATTCTATGGACTTTGTTACTGGTACGCCTGGCAGGTCTCGATCCTCGGTCTGGGACCGATATGGATGGGAGAAAACGAACAGGTTAAGAACAAAACCGCCCGGCTTTTACAACAGGGGGGTATATTTGCGTTCGGCCTTTCCGAGAGAGAGCACGGGGCGGATATCTATTCCACGGAAGTTGTGCTTCAGCCTCAGAATGATGGAACATACATGGCCAACGGTAGAAAATATTATATAGGTAATGGTAATTGCGCAGCCCTTGTTTCCACCTTTGCCAAGATGGCTGACACTGGTGATTATGTGTTCTTTGTTGTCGAAACCGATCATGAGAATTATGAATGCGCAAAAAAAATCGAGACTTCAGGGGTCAGGCAGGCATACGTGGCCGAGTATGCTTTGCATGATTACCCCATTAAAGCAGAGGATATTCTGTCAAAAGGCGGCCTGGCCTGGGATTCTTCCCTCAGTACCGTTAATATTGGCAAATTTGAGTTGGGTTTTGCCTCCATCGGCATGTGTACCCACGCTTTTTATGAGGCCATCAATCACGCGGCTAATAGAAATCTTTATGGGCAAATGGTGACCGATTTTCCTCATGTGAAAAAAATTTTCACCGAGGCATACACCCGCCTCATGGCCATGAAACTGGCCGGCCTGCGCACGGCCGACTACTTGAGAGCGGCCTCTGAAACCGATCGGCGCTATTTGCTCTATAACCCCATAGTAAAAATGAAGGTGACGAGCCAGGGTGAAAAAGTGGTTGCATTGCTCCATGAAGTAATCGCGGCCAAGGGTTATGAACAGGACACATACTTTGAGATGGCCATTCGGGAGATCAGTATGCTGCCTAAACTTGAGGGTACCGAGCACGTGAACATGGCCCTTATCATAAAATTTATCGAGAACTACTTTTTTAATCCCGTTCATTATCCGGAAATTCCCAAACGAAATGAGTCCGGTAATGACGAGTATCTATTCCGGCAAAGCGTGGGCGGACTGGGTTCCATAAAATTCCCGGATTATGGCAAGCCTTATGAGGGAGTTGAAATTCTCAACGTAAAGGTATTCAAAGAACAAGTCGAGCTTTTTAAAGAGATATTGCTAAAGGCCCCGCCGGATAAAACTCAAAGAGCGAGCATTGATTACATGCTGGCTACCGGTGAGTTATTCACTCTTATCGCCTATGCGCAACTAATTTTGGAAAACGTCAAAATCTACGATATTCCTGATAATTTAATAAACGAGATATTTAATTTTGCCATTCGGGATTTTTCAAATTTTGCCTTGAACGTGGTCCTTAATCACGAGAACACACCAGAGCAAGAAGAGATATTTATGAAAATGATAAAGAAGCCAGTCATGGATAAGTCCGGCTTTGAGAGCGTTTGGCAAAATCATGTATATGCCTTGAAAGACCAGTATGTGATGAGTGAATGA
- a CDS encoding ribulose-phosphate 3-epimerase, producing the protein MMKIAASILSADFTRLGEEVRAVTEAGADWIHIDVMDGHFVPNITIGPLVVKALREVTDVPFDVHLMIDNPNNYIEDFAAAGADWLTVHVEVLPHLQRTLQAIREKGMRPGVSLNPSTPLNILEYVMDDLDLVMIMSVNPGFGNQSFIPKSLEKIRRLREMVSASGRDIQIEVDGGIKINNIAKVAEAGANVFVSGSGVFGQPDYRATIEQMQANVSRLP; encoded by the coding sequence ATGATGAAGATTGCTGCTTCCATTCTATCGGCTGATTTTACGCGCTTGGGGGAGGAAGTTCGGGCTGTGACCGAGGCGGGTGCAGACTGGATACACATTGATGTTATGGACGGCCATTTCGTGCCCAACATAACCATCGGCCCTCTGGTGGTAAAGGCCTTACGCGAGGTCACCGATGTGCCTTTTGACGTTCATCTGATGATTGATAATCCAAACAACTACATCGAAGATTTTGCCGCGGCCGGAGCAGACTGGCTGACAGTGCATGTCGAGGTCCTGCCTCACCTTCAGCGAACCTTGCAGGCCATCAGGGAAAAAGGCATGCGGCCAGGCGTTTCGCTCAATCCATCCACGCCGTTGAACATCCTGGAGTATGTCATGGATGACCTGGACCTGGTCATGATCATGAGTGTCAATCCCGGGTTTGGGAATCAGTCCTTCATCCCGAAGAGCCTGGAAAAGATTCGCCGCCTGCGCGAAATGGTCAGCGCTTCCGGCCGGGACATTCAGATAGAAGTTGACGGCGGAATCAAGATTAATAACATCGCCAAAGTGGCTGAGGCCGGGGCCAACGTCTTTGTTTCCGGTTCTGGCGTCTTCGGCCAACCCGATTACCGGGCGACCATCGAACAGATGCAGGCTAACGTGAGCCGCCTGCCTTGA
- a CDS encoding M48 family metalloprotease yields MMFNNLVYFILVLLIFSTYQPSGELILPHGLSLAFCLALLAGYYTLARVSFMRLRRREAHMHPSGGTASINYHRLMMRLSILAIVFFAIHIYLLGFKDLVASIPVIGGSVALTGLAGLGLFALYLCILWYEAFESYARLYRSRLTRSRFILSQLQLNFPIILPWLLLSAVTDLMTLMPQVGLKVWLETGMGQVVFFLVFLVILAVIFPVLVRYMWGLTPLPSGPHRAVIESFCARSGFTYAEIMLWPLYEGEAMTAGVMGLIRRWRYILITKSLLDILDEDEIGAVLAHELGHVKRRHLPFYLFFFIGYLIIAYSLFDLSFYLLLTTDWTIDLLLAEQGRQSTTITLLLSIPFVLVMLFYFRFGFGVFMRNFERQADLFSFRVTGTVKGLVTSLEKIAFHSGQSRSLPSWHHYSVAERVTFLEACEGDPSLVQRHERKVRRMILAYCLGLALVALVGFQVHEKGLGEEVNTSLTLKLIKAQIRRYPQNSQLYRLLGDFYNKQSRQDEAISAYEQSLAMAPNDPLTINNYAWLLVTKQQATPSEKALALILAKKAAGLMAAPFILDTLAEAYYVNGYPEVSLKIMDQAISLLKPQESKEYYQKQRAKFQAAIESSSGG; encoded by the coding sequence ATGATGTTCAACAACCTGGTTTATTTCATCCTGGTGCTGCTGATATTCAGTACCTACCAGCCTTCGGGTGAACTCATTTTGCCTCATGGGCTTAGTCTGGCTTTTTGCCTGGCCCTCTTGGCGGGGTACTATACGCTGGCGCGAGTCTCTTTTATGCGGTTAAGACGCCGGGAGGCCCATATGCATCCGTCGGGTGGAACGGCCTCTATCAATTACCACCGGCTCATGATGCGTCTTTCCATCCTGGCCATTGTTTTTTTCGCGATCCATATCTATTTGTTAGGATTTAAAGACCTCGTTGCATCCATTCCTGTGATTGGCGGTTCGGTGGCCCTGACCGGACTTGCGGGCCTGGGCTTATTTGCTTTGTATCTCTGTATCCTCTGGTATGAGGCCTTTGAGTCTTATGCGCGGCTGTACCGCAGCCGGCTCACCCGCTCGCGGTTCATCCTGAGTCAGCTTCAATTAAACTTCCCCATCATTCTGCCTTGGCTGCTTCTTTCGGCAGTGACCGACCTGATGACCCTGATGCCTCAGGTTGGGCTCAAAGTTTGGCTGGAGACCGGGATGGGTCAGGTCGTTTTTTTCCTGGTCTTCCTCGTTATATTGGCCGTCATCTTCCCAGTGCTGGTCCGGTACATGTGGGGACTAACTCCGCTGCCATCCGGTCCGCACCGGGCGGTTATCGAGTCCTTCTGCGCGCGAAGCGGGTTTACCTATGCTGAGATTATGCTCTGGCCGCTCTACGAGGGCGAAGCCATGACCGCCGGCGTCATGGGCCTGATTCGGCGCTGGCGCTACATCCTCATCACCAAGTCCTTATTGGACATCTTGGATGAGGATGAAATAGGGGCGGTTCTGGCTCACGAACTCGGGCATGTCAAACGGCGTCACCTTCCGTTTTATCTTTTTTTCTTCATTGGTTATCTGATCATCGCATACTCCCTCTTTGACCTCAGCTTCTACCTCCTTCTGACAACCGACTGGACCATTGATCTTCTCCTGGCCGAGCAGGGTCGGCAGAGCACGACCATCACCCTGCTGCTCAGCATACCCTTTGTCCTGGTCATGCTCTTTTACTTCCGTTTCGGTTTCGGTGTCTTTATGCGCAATTTCGAACGGCAGGCAGACCTGTTTTCCTTTCGCGTCACCGGAACCGTCAAGGGCCTGGTCACCTCCCTGGAAAAGATCGCCTTTCATTCCGGCCAGAGCCGCTCCCTGCCAAGCTGGCACCATTACTCCGTGGCGGAACGGGTGACGTTTTTAGAGGCCTGTGAGGGGGATCCTTCCCTGGTTCAGAGGCACGAGCGAAAGGTGCGCCGCATGATCCTGGCGTACTGTCTCGGGCTGGCCCTGGTTGCACTGGTGGGATTTCAGGTTCACGAGAAAGGGCTGGGGGAAGAGGTCAACACCAGCCTGACCCTCAAATTGATCAAGGCTCAAATCAGGCGTTACCCTCAAAATTCCCAACTATACCGCTTGCTTGGAGATTTTTACAACAAGCAGTCCCGCCAGGACGAAGCCATCTCAGCTTATGAGCAATCCCTGGCCATGGCCCCAAACGATCCTCTGACAATTAATAATTATGCCTGGCTCCTGGTCACTAAACAGCAAGCCACCCCGTCTGAAAAGGCCCTGGCCTTAATTCTGGCTAAAAAGGCCGCCGGCCTCATGGCCGCGCCGTTTATTCTGGATACCCTGGCTGAGGCTTACTACGTCAATGGTTACCCCGAGGTGTCTCTAAAAATTATGGACCAGGCCATCTCTCTGCTCAAGCCGCAGGAAAGCAAGGAATACTATCAAAAACAGCGTGCCAAGTTTCAAGCGGCGATTGAGAGTAGCTCAGGGGGCTGA
- a CDS encoding CoA pyrophosphatase, which produces MKKNFTITEISKILKDYKPKINPPKSGYRLASVFIPFYPDPDDLSLVFTKRPDHLNSHSGQISFPGGTKDPADKDDLATALRETKEEIGVDPSNVEVWGQLKSGPTVNSNYWVTPFVGLIPFPYPFKLNAYEVERLIIAPLSHLLDPENFSEDFYSWNNYTYRTQLYTYGQDVIWGLTARILNDFLFLLRTGREPKDTDPLIST; this is translated from the coding sequence GTGAAAAAAAATTTTACGATTACCGAGATTTCAAAAATTCTCAAAGATTATAAACCTAAGATAAATCCCCCCAAAAGCGGATACCGGCTGGCCTCAGTCTTTATCCCGTTTTATCCGGACCCGGACGACCTGTCTCTTGTCTTCACCAAGCGTCCCGACCACCTGAATTCACACAGCGGGCAAATCTCGTTCCCCGGCGGAACAAAGGACCCGGCGGATAAGGATGATCTGGCTACCGCCCTCAGGGAGACAAAAGAGGAAATCGGCGTTGATCCATCCAATGTCGAGGTTTGGGGACAACTGAAGTCGGGCCCGACCGTCAACTCCAACTACTGGGTCACCCCTTTTGTCGGCCTCATACCGTTTCCTTACCCCTTCAAACTGAACGCTTACGAGGTGGAACGCCTCATTATCGCGCCTCTATCACATCTTCTTGACCCTGAAAATTTCTCCGAAGACTTTTATTCCTGGAATAACTATACCTACCGAACCCAGTTGTACACCTATGGTCAAGATGTCATCTGGGGCCTCACCGCTAGAATCCTCAACGACTTTCTATTCCTCCTCCGGACAGGCAGAGAACCAAAGGACACCGACCCCTTGATTTCGACCTGA
- a CDS encoding CoA-binding protein, producing the protein MSDKATHELDKLFYPKSIAMVGASPKRGKGWSSGNAYIAGSIKQDFPGKIFPVHPQADYILGFKSYRSIREIPHEIDLVVLTVPVSVAFEVMEECVDKGVKFVHLLTAGFTETGRPEHAALEKKLLEIARKGGVRILGPNCMGLYCPEGGLAWMDEFPTAPGPVGLFSQSGQLASHIVFEGAPQGLRFSKVASYGNALDLQAHEFLAYFAQDEKTALIGSYIEGLNDGRAFFEIAREVTRKKPLVIWKGGQTEGGSRATQSHTAAMAGSSKIWQALCRQAGVISVDSMEELIFTLSTLQRIDLPHGTNVAILGGAGGGSVTMTDIAEKEGLKVPRLADKTIRSLEEFVPLEGNSSKNPLDLMEAVFSTEKFTKLITLLRDDPNIDALIFAMHLNWFYREMGRTGLSMFFESIIKLKNLLKKPFLTILERENDPIIESARQDIEERLREAKVATFPTFELAARVLSKTKKYNDFLSSHKEASAI; encoded by the coding sequence ATGTCAGATAAGGCAACTCATGAACTGGATAAACTTTTTTATCCAAAAAGCATCGCCATGGTCGGCGCTTCGCCCAAACGCGGCAAAGGATGGTCGAGCGGGAACGCTTATATTGCCGGTAGTATCAAACAGGATTTTCCAGGAAAAATCTTTCCGGTACATCCCCAGGCAGACTATATCCTTGGATTTAAGTCATACCGAAGCATTCGGGAAATCCCCCATGAAATTGACCTGGTCGTTTTGACCGTGCCTGTCTCGGTAGCGTTTGAGGTTATGGAGGAGTGTGTGGACAAAGGCGTGAAATTTGTTCACCTGCTCACGGCTGGTTTTACTGAAACCGGCCGTCCGGAGCATGCTGCACTTGAAAAGAAGCTCCTTGAGATAGCTCGAAAGGGAGGTGTGAGGATCCTCGGTCCCAACTGTATGGGACTCTATTGCCCTGAAGGTGGTCTGGCCTGGATGGATGAGTTTCCCACGGCGCCCGGTCCAGTCGGTCTCTTTTCCCAGAGCGGGCAGCTAGCCAGCCATATTGTCTTTGAGGGTGCGCCACAGGGCTTGCGTTTTAGCAAGGTGGCCAGCTATGGCAATGCTCTCGATCTGCAAGCTCACGAATTTCTTGCCTATTTTGCCCAGGATGAAAAGACGGCTCTCATCGGGTCATACATCGAAGGCTTAAATGACGGACGGGCCTTTTTTGAAATCGCCCGGGAGGTGACCCGGAAAAAACCCCTGGTGATCTGGAAAGGCGGACAGACCGAGGGCGGCTCAAGGGCCACTCAGTCCCATACTGCCGCCATGGCCGGGTCCTCAAAAATCTGGCAGGCCCTGTGCAGGCAGGCAGGGGTTATCTCAGTGGATTCAATGGAAGAACTGATCTTCACCCTGTCAACCTTGCAGAGGATAGACCTGCCTCATGGCACGAACGTGGCCATCCTGGGAGGGGCCGGCGGCGGATCCGTGACCATGACCGACATTGCGGAAAAAGAGGGCCTGAAGGTCCCTCGTCTGGCCGATAAAACCATCCGTTCCCTGGAAGAATTCGTACCCCTGGAAGGCAACAGTTCCAAAAACCCCCTTGATCTCATGGAAGCCGTATTTTCCACAGAAAAATTCACAAAATTGATTACCCTGCTGCGAGACGATCCTAATATTGACGCCCTTATTTTTGCAATGCACCTGAACTGGTTTTACCGGGAAATGGGGCGCACCGGCCTCAGCATGTTCTTTGAATCAATAATTAAACTGAAAAACCTGCTGAAAAAGCCCTTCCTGACTATCCTGGAAAGGGAAAACGATCCCATAATTGAGAGCGCGCGGCAGGATATCGAAGAAAGGCTGCGCGAGGCCAAGGTTGCCACCTTTCCCACCTTTGAACTGGCCGCCCGCGTGCTGTCTAAGACTAAAAAATATAACGACTTTTTATCTTCTCATAAGGAAGCCTCTGCTATATAG
- a CDS encoding PASTA domain-containing protein, with amino-acid sequence MKRWVKYSLYALIFFIALGVSAYLTTRLIIKSEPEVTVPDLTGLDSIAALKVLSKLGLNLKVQGFNYSDQVPKDQIMDQDPKPGMQVKKDRDIRVIISKDSRMVKLPDLRGLSLDQARSILSQSELLVGLVSYVYGSASDQERDRVLAQVPEAMTPVDRKGRIDLLLSLGPRPVGLVMPDLTAQNYSLVLLTLERAGLKVGPLEYENRPNWPVGAVLVQDPAPGSRVSQGALITLTVNREGSGGISEYKFHLIDYQIPYGLLRREIRFHVEVDFFRFDVHEGWHGPGEFVRTLALVPDPFEAYVYEDDERKTLFEN; translated from the coding sequence ATGAAGCGCTGGGTCAAGTATAGTTTATACGCCCTGATTTTTTTCATAGCCCTTGGTGTAAGCGCTTACCTGACCACCCGGCTCATTATCAAGAGCGAGCCTGAAGTCACGGTGCCTGACCTGACCGGCTTGGACTCAATCGCTGCTCTTAAGGTTTTATCTAAACTGGGGCTGAACCTTAAGGTCCAGGGCTTTAATTACAGCGATCAGGTCCCCAAAGATCAGATCATGGACCAGGATCCCAAGCCGGGCATGCAGGTGAAGAAAGACCGGGATATCAGGGTCATCATCTCCAAAGACAGCCGGATGGTAAAATTGCCCGATCTCAGGGGCCTTTCTTTAGACCAGGCCCGATCCATCCTGAGCCAGAGCGAGTTATTGGTGGGTCTGGTCAGTTACGTCTATGGTTCTGCCTCGGATCAGGAGCGGGATCGCGTCCTGGCGCAGGTTCCGGAGGCCATGACGCCGGTGGACCGCAAGGGACGGATTGATCTGCTTTTAAGCCTTGGCCCCCGACCGGTGGGGCTGGTCATGCCCGACCTGACCGCTCAGAATTACAGCCTGGTTCTTCTAACCCTGGAAAGGGCCGGGTTGAAAGTCGGTCCGCTCGAGTATGAAAACCGGCCCAACTGGCCCGTGGGGGCGGTTCTGGTCCAGGACCCCGCCCCTGGAAGCCGGGTGTCTCAAGGGGCCTTGATCACCCTGACCGTCAATAGAGAGGGGAGTGGCGGTATATCCGAATATAAATTTCACCTCATAGATTACCAGATTCCATATGGTCTCCTGCGGCGGGAGATCCGGTTCCATGTCGAGGTAGATTTTTTCCGGTTTGATGTTCATGAGGGCTGGCATGGGCCGGGTGAGTTTGTCCGAACGCTGGCTTTAGTCCCGGATCCTTTCGAGGCCTATGTATATGAGGACGATGAAAGAAAGACCTTGTTTGAAAATTAA
- a CDS encoding DNA translocase FtsK 4TM domain-containing protein, with translation MPSTIKESHSYITREIPGLIFLFLAVITFLSLVSYSPADPSFSRYITSQASRTFSNYIGLFGAYFSALLIDLLGLSAYWLVIALLLLSWRFFRGRPFTLSWLIALGILLLLVSTSAGLSLSRPEGESLRDFPLSGGFLGDALVKIFVHFLNQVGATLIVVALALIGLLLTTGLSLIRLARAITRLVGEMIARGREGRVKRRERTERSRRLQKMLADQKERAKPKIKERPKPVEVPPESPKQEVFDWMIPEGPYDLPQLDFLDRTDKGHNGMAEESLMVSSRLLEKKLADFGVEGKVVAVSSGPVITMFEYEPAPGIKISKVASLADDLAMSMRATSIRIIAPLPGKAVIGIEVPNPRRELVSLRDVIGTPSYQDSRSLLTLVMGVDIMGQPEVTDLRRMPHLLIAGATGSGKSVGLNAMILSILYKARPDEVRFLMIDPKRIELAAYNDLPHLLYPVISEPKEANQALKWAVVEMENRYRLLADKGVRNIEAYNRKVKRELAQAPVSNPREKPESDQEVEKDEAETVFPLKPLPYLVIVIDELADLMMVSSRDVEESITRLAQMARAAGIHLILATQRPSVDVLTGIIKANLPTRVSFQVSSKTDSRTILDANGAEKLLGDGDMLFMPPGTAKLHRIHGAFVSEDEIKQITNFIKAQKKPEYLEDLKVASEELEDELDDEEYDEKYDEAVELVTKTGRASISLIQRHLRVGYNRAARMIEVMEREGVVGPADGIRPRQILAKSYD, from the coding sequence ATGCCCAGCACCATCAAAGAATCCCATAGTTACATCACCCGAGAGATCCCGGGCCTTATCTTCCTTTTCCTGGCGGTTATCACCTTTCTCTCTCTGGTTTCGTACAGCCCTGCGGATCCCTCCTTTTCCAGGTACATCACCTCACAGGCTTCAAGGACGTTCTCCAACTACATCGGCCTGTTCGGGGCTTACTTTTCCGCCCTGTTAATTGATCTGCTCGGTCTGTCCGCCTACTGGCTGGTTATCGCCCTTTTGCTACTTTCCTGGCGTTTTTTCCGGGGACGGCCCTTCACCCTCTCCTGGCTTATTGCCTTGGGTATTTTGCTCTTACTGGTTTCCACTTCGGCCGGTCTCTCCCTGTCAAGGCCCGAAGGTGAAAGCTTGCGCGATTTTCCTTTAAGCGGCGGCTTTTTAGGTGATGCGCTCGTTAAAATTTTCGTTCATTTCCTGAACCAGGTCGGGGCGACATTAATCGTGGTCGCCTTGGCTCTGATCGGTCTTCTCCTCACAACCGGCCTGTCCTTGATTCGCCTTGCCAGAGCCATAACACGCCTCGTCGGCGAAATGATAGCCCGAGGCAGGGAGGGTCGGGTCAAGCGGCGGGAACGCACCGAACGGTCCAGGCGACTTCAGAAGATGCTGGCTGATCAAAAAGAACGCGCCAAACCAAAGATTAAAGAGCGGCCAAAACCGGTCGAGGTTCCTCCAGAATCGCCCAAGCAGGAGGTCTTCGACTGGATGATCCCGGAAGGGCCTTATGACCTTCCGCAGCTCGACTTTCTTGATCGAACGGACAAAGGCCATAACGGCATGGCCGAAGAGAGCCTCATGGTCAGTTCCCGGCTGCTGGAAAAAAAGCTCGCAGACTTCGGCGTGGAAGGCAAGGTGGTGGCGGTGTCTTCAGGCCCGGTCATCACCATGTTCGAGTATGAACCCGCGCCTGGCATCAAGATAAGCAAAGTCGCCAGCCTGGCTGACGACCTGGCCATGAGCATGCGGGCCACCTCTATACGGATCATTGCCCCCCTGCCAGGCAAGGCGGTCATTGGCATCGAAGTTCCCAATCCCAGACGGGAGCTGGTTTCCCTGCGAGATGTCATCGGCACGCCGTCTTATCAGGACTCCAGGTCACTGCTGACGCTGGTCATGGGTGTGGATATCATGGGCCAGCCTGAAGTGACCGATCTGAGAAGGATGCCTCACCTCCTCATCGCCGGGGCCACCGGTTCAGGCAAATCGGTCGGACTGAACGCCATGATTCTTTCCATCCTGTATAAGGCCCGGCCGGATGAGGTTCGATTCCTGATGATTGATCCAAAACGGATCGAGCTGGCCGCATACAACGACCTGCCTCATCTGCTCTACCCGGTCATCTCCGAGCCCAAAGAGGCCAACCAGGCCCTGAAATGGGCTGTAGTGGAAATGGAAAACCGCTACCGTCTCCTGGCTGACAAAGGGGTCCGTAACATCGAGGCTTATAACCGGAAGGTGAAACGCGAACTGGCTCAAGCCCCGGTCTCCAATCCCAGAGAGAAACCGGAATCAGATCAAGAGGTCGAAAAAGACGAGGCCGAAACGGTCTTCCCGCTCAAACCGCTGCCTTATCTGGTGATCGTCATTGACGAGCTGGCCGATCTGATGATGGTCTCCTCCCGGGATGTCGAGGAATCCATCACGCGTCTGGCTCAGATGGCCCGGGCTGCGGGCATCCATCTCATCCTGGCGACACAGCGGCCTTCAGTGGACGTCCTGACCGGCATCATCAAGGCGAACCTACCGACTCGCGTCTCTTTTCAGGTTTCCTCCAAAACGGACTCCCGAACCATCCTGGACGCCAATGGCGCGGAAAAGCTGCTCGGTGACGGCGACATGCTCTTTATGCCGCCTGGCACGGCCAAGCTGCACCGGATTCATGGGGCCTTTGTTTCCGAAGATGAAATCAAGCAGATCACCAATTTTATCAAGGCTCAGAAGAAACCCGAATACCTGGAAGACCTGAAGGTGGCCTCTGAGGAGCTTGAGGACGAACTGGATGATGAGGAGTATGATGAAAAATACGATGAGGCCGTGGAACTGGTGACTAAGACGGGCCGAGCCTCCATCTCGTTAATCCAGCGCCACCTTCGTGTCGGATACAACCGCGCCGCCCGCATGATCGAGGTCATGGAACGTGAAGGTGTCGTCGGCCCGGCTGACGGCATCAGGCCCCGACAAATCCTGGCAAAAAGCTATGACTAA
- a CDS encoding outer membrane lipoprotein carrier protein LolA, with translation MTKQRFHSKALPLAAALMFLVMLSIPCAAPAGPTKQEILKALQQRYLGVNDIAADYTRITTSPAMESFFKAASRHRASGRLMFKKPNQLTLNQLEPRPEKLVTDGVTVWWYIPADNKVQRYSGLDLFAELKPFVDFLGGLANLEDRFAVELTQGEEVPNAIHELVLLPAKRGAGPQKITLWVDVRDYTLVGFRLTSVLKETTDFHLENIQYNQGLRGDRFVFQIPPGTEVIDIESQ, from the coding sequence ATGACTAAACAGCGGTTTCATTCAAAGGCCCTGCCTCTGGCAGCAGCCTTGATGTTCCTGGTCATGTTATCCATCCCGTGCGCCGCCCCTGCCGGTCCAACCAAACAGGAGATCCTCAAGGCGCTGCAGCAGCGATACCTGGGCGTGAATGACATAGCCGCGGATTACACAAGAATAACCACCTCACCGGCCATGGAAAGTTTTTTCAAGGCCGCCTCAAGGCACCGCGCCTCCGGCCGGCTCATGTTTAAAAAGCCCAATCAGCTGACCCTCAACCAGCTGGAACCCCGGCCGGAAAAGCTGGTCACCGACGGGGTTACGGTCTGGTGGTACATCCCGGCGGACAACAAAGTCCAGCGCTACTCCGGCCTGGACCTCTTTGCTGAACTTAAACCCTTCGTGGACTTCCTGGGCGGCCTGGCCAACCTGGAAGATCGTTTCGCCGTTGAACTGACACAGGGCGAGGAAGTTCCGAACGCCATTCACGAGCTTGTGCTCCTTCCAGCCAAACGAGGCGCCGGTCCGCAGAAGATCACGCTCTGGGTGGATGTCCGGGATTATACCCTGGTCGGCTTCCGCTTAACTTCGGTCCTGAAAGAAACCACTGATTTTCATCTGGAAAACATCCAGTATAACCAGGGGCTAAGGGGCGACCGCTTCGTTTTTCAAATCCCGCCGGGCACTGAAGTCATAGACATAGAAAGTCAGTAA